One Coffea arabica cultivar ET-39 chromosome 5c, Coffea Arabica ET-39 HiFi, whole genome shotgun sequence DNA window includes the following coding sequences:
- the LOC113689265 gene encoding uncharacterized protein, protein MAKKLVCVIRDHPNMTSKGVKVELRKYGVKPSKMQVFRDKNKALAEIEGTNGFMEGCRPFLGFNGCFLKGPFGSVLLTAVAFDANNNIFPIAFAGLNLAYEEIFTDATGSHCCRHICSNFKVQFPDIIAVSFGRQLKVMIYLEFHANIQHQELCTGQKLESYCETWFTKNMYLKAYSAMIHPILHVKRWPPILEVLPKTALPPPLRRAPGRPRVNRMREANEGASSSQAKRSSTLKCGNCGAFGHNKRTCK, encoded by the exons ATGGCCAAGAAACTGGTTTGTGTAATAAGAGATCATCCTAATATGACCAGCAAAGGTGTAAAGGTAGAGTTGAGGAAGTATGGTGTGAAGCCAAGTAAAATGCAGGTTTTTAGAGATAAGAACAAAGCACTTGCTGAGATAGAAGGCACAAAT GGATTCATGGAAGGTTGCAGGCCTTTTTTGGGGTTTAATGGATGTTTCTTGAAGGGTCCATTTGGAAGTGTACTTCTCACAGCAGTTGCTTTCGATGCAAACAACAACATATTTCCAATAGCCTTTGCT GGATTAAATCTAGCTTATGAGGAGATATTTACTGATGCAACTGGAAGCCATTGTTGTAGGCATATATGCAGCAATTTCAAGGTTCAATTTCCAGATATCATAGCAGTTTCTTTTGGAAGGCAGCTAAAAGTTATGAT ATATCTGGAATTCCATGCAAACATACAACACCAGGAATTATGTACAGGACAGAAGTTGGAGTCTTACTGTGAAACTTGGTTCACAAAGAACATGTACTTGAAGGCATACTCTGCAATGATTCATCCTATTCTTCATGTAAAAAGGTGGCCTCCTATACTTGAAGTGCTCCCAAAAACAGCGTTGCCACCTCCTTTGAGAAGAGCTCCTGGTAGACCAAGAGTGAATCGAATGAGGGAAGCTAATGAAGGAGCTTCTTCTTCACAAGCAAAAAGGTCAAGTACTCTCAAGTGTGGAAATTGTGGAGCTTTTGGTCATAATAAAAGGACTTGCAAATGA